In Methylobacterium aquaticum, the following are encoded in one genomic region:
- the accD gene encoding acetyl-CoA carboxylase, carboxyltransferase subunit beta, which translates to MVEAMNWISEVVRPKIKTLFKRETPENLWVKCPETGQMVFHKEVEANGWVIPGSEHHLRITAQQRLKLMFDQGTWLDVPLPDAPADPLKFRDEKRYADRLKDARAKTGMTDAFKVGFGRVGGLPMTLAVQDFGFMGGSLGMAAGEAFVRGAETALEKRTPYVLFAASGGARMQEGILSLMQMPRTTVAVRRLNQARLPYIVVLTNPTTGGVTASYAMLGDVHLAEPGALIGFAGPRVIEQTIREKLPDGFQRAEYLKEHGMVDQVVHRRDLKVTIARLCGLLMQVPADGLAPAEAKVEPKPEVKAVPA; encoded by the coding sequence ATGGTCGAGGCGATGAACTGGATCTCCGAGGTCGTGCGGCCGAAGATCAAGACGCTGTTCAAGCGCGAGACGCCGGAGAACCTCTGGGTGAAATGCCCGGAGACCGGCCAGATGGTGTTCCACAAGGAGGTGGAGGCCAATGGCTGGGTGATCCCCGGCTCCGAGCATCACCTGCGCATCACCGCGCAGCAGCGCCTGAAGCTGATGTTCGACCAGGGCACCTGGCTCGACGTGCCGCTGCCCGACGCGCCGGCCGACCCCCTGAAGTTCCGCGACGAGAAGCGCTACGCCGACCGGCTCAAGGATGCCCGCGCCAAGACCGGGATGACCGATGCGTTCAAGGTCGGGTTCGGGCGCGTCGGCGGCCTGCCGATGACGCTGGCGGTGCAGGATTTCGGCTTCATGGGCGGCTCGCTCGGCATGGCGGCCGGCGAGGCCTTCGTGCGCGGCGCCGAGACCGCGCTCGAGAAACGCACCCCCTACGTGCTGTTCGCGGCCTCCGGCGGCGCGCGGATGCAGGAGGGCATCCTGTCGCTGATGCAGATGCCCCGCACCACCGTGGCGGTGCGCCGGCTTAACCAGGCCCGCCTGCCCTACATCGTGGTGCTGACGAACCCGACCACCGGCGGCGTCACCGCCTCCTACGCCATGCTCGGCGACGTGCATCTCGCCGAGCCGGGGGCGCTGATCGGATTTGCCGGCCCGCGGGTGATCGAGCAGACCATCCGCGAGAAGCTGCCCGACGGCTTCCAGCGCGCCGAGTACCTGAAGGAGCACGGCATGGTCGACCAGGTCGTGCATCGGCGCGACCTGAAGGTCACCATCGCGCGCCTGTGCGGGCTGCTGATGCAGGTGCCGGCGGACGGCCTGGCACCGGCCGAGGCCAAGGTGGAGCCGAAGCCCGAGGTCAAGGCCGTGCCGGCGTGA
- a CDS encoding methyltransferase domain-containing protein codes for MGQDQTYIHGYAVAEDRRLHDQAATLEELLHHDLTFPAGSIVLEAGSGVGAQTIPLLRRNPGIRLTCLDRSAPSLDAARARLCAAGLPLPEFRQADLRAMPFSDGAFDHAFVCFVLEHLPEPEAALAELRRVVRPGGSLTVIEGDHGSVLLHPDDEAARAAIACQVALQRAASGDARIGRRLAPLLVGAGFTAVRVSPRPVLADATRPALVDGFVRRTSTAMVAGIRDEAMQAGLTDAAAFEAGLRGLLRTAEGDGTFGYTFFKATAVVPSVHR; via the coding sequence ATGGGACAGGATCAGACCTATATTCACGGCTACGCGGTGGCGGAGGACCGTCGCCTGCACGATCAGGCGGCGACGCTCGAAGAACTCCTGCACCACGATCTTACCTTCCCGGCCGGAAGTATCGTGCTGGAGGCAGGGAGCGGGGTCGGAGCCCAGACGATCCCGCTCCTGAGGCGCAACCCCGGCATCCGGCTCACCTGCCTGGACAGATCTGCGCCCTCCCTCGACGCGGCCCGGGCGCGTCTCTGCGCGGCCGGCCTGCCCCTCCCCGAATTCCGGCAGGCGGATTTGCGCGCGATGCCCTTTTCGGACGGCGCCTTCGATCACGCCTTCGTCTGCTTCGTGCTGGAACACCTGCCGGAGCCGGAAGCGGCCCTCGCCGAGCTACGCCGCGTTGTGCGCCCGGGTGGAAGTCTCACGGTGATCGAGGGCGATCATGGTTCCGTCCTCCTCCATCCCGACGACGAGGCCGCCCGGGCGGCGATCGCCTGCCAGGTGGCGCTGCAGCGGGCGGCCAGCGGGGATGCCCGCATCGGCCGCCGGCTCGCCCCCCTCCTCGTAGGCGCCGGGTTCACCGCGGTACGGGTTTCGCCGCGCCCGGTTCTTGCCGATGCGACCCGGCCGGCCCTGGTGGATGGGTTCGTCCGCCGCACCTCCACGGCGATGGTCGCCGGAATCCGGGACGAGGCCATGCAGGCGGGGCTGACCGACGCGGCGGCGTTCGAGGCCGGCTTGCGTGGGCTCCTGCGCACGGCGGAGGGAGACGGCACCTTCGGCTACACGTTCTTCAAGGCCACGGCCGTCGTCCCGTCCGTTCACCGGTAA
- the trpA gene encoding tryptophan synthase subunit alpha produces the protein MSTRLADTFARCRADKRAALVTYVMAGDPDPETSLQVLRALPEAGADIVEFGLPFTDPMADGPAIQAAGLRALKVGQTLAGTLELMRRFRAGNAGTPVILMGYYNPIYTYGVARFLDEAKTAGIDGLIVVDLPPEEDDELCLPTLEAGLAFIRLATPTTDEARLPAVLANTSGFVYYVSITGITGTATPDFGVVGGAVERIRRHTDLPVVVGFGVKSGEHAASIARYADGVVVGSAIVDALARTLDGEGRAGAGSVEAVTTLVRDLAAGVRAGRAG, from the coding sequence ATGTCCACCCGCCTCGCCGACACCTTCGCCCGCTGCCGCGCGGACAAGCGCGCCGCCCTCGTCACCTACGTGATGGCCGGCGATCCCGACCCCGAGACCTCGCTCCAGGTGCTGCGCGCCCTGCCGGAAGCCGGGGCCGACATCGTCGAGTTCGGCCTGCCCTTCACCGATCCGATGGCCGACGGGCCGGCGATCCAGGCGGCAGGCCTGCGGGCGCTCAAGGTCGGCCAGACCCTCGCCGGCACCCTCGAGCTGATGCGCCGCTTCCGGGCCGGGAATGCCGGCACGCCGGTGATCCTGATGGGCTACTACAACCCGATCTACACCTACGGCGTCGCCCGCTTCCTCGACGAGGCCAAGACGGCCGGCATCGACGGGCTGATCGTGGTCGACCTGCCGCCGGAGGAGGACGACGAGCTCTGCCTGCCGACGCTCGAGGCCGGCCTCGCCTTCATCCGTCTCGCCACCCCGACCACCGACGAGGCCCGCCTGCCGGCGGTGCTCGCGAACACCTCGGGCTTCGTCTACTACGTGTCGATCACCGGCATCACCGGCACGGCGACCCCGGATTTCGGCGTGGTCGGCGGCGCGGTCGAGCGCATCCGCCGCCACACCGACCTGCCGGTGGTGGTGGGCTTCGGCGTCAAGAGCGGCGAGCACGCCGCGTCGATCGCCCGCTACGCCGACGGCGTCGTGGTCGGCTCGGCGATCGTCGACGCGCTCGCCCGCACCCTCGACGGCGAGGGCCGGGCCGGCGCGGGCTCGGTCGAGGCGGTGACGACGCTCGTGCGCGATCTCGCCGCCGGCGTGCGCGCCGGCCGGGCGGGCTGA
- a CDS encoding bifunctional folylpolyglutamate synthase/dihydrofolate synthase, with product MESSDALMARFLALHPRTIDLSLGRIQRLLAALGHPERRLPPVIHVAGTNGKGSTIATMRAILEAGGLSAHVYTSPHLVRFHERIRLGAVGGGRFVPEERLAEAFARCEAVNAGEPITVFEITTAAALLLFSEAPADVLLLEVGLGGRVDATNVIDRPACAVVTPIGRDHAEYLGDTVEAVAGEKAGIFKRGCPAVIAPQDYAQADAVLCARAEAVGATPILVGNQDFSAHEERGRLVYQDEDGLLDLPRPRLAGRHQIVNAGTAIAALRAAGFGDIGTEAFEAGLAAVEWPGRLQRLRRGRLAGLVPAGSELWLDGGHNIDGGRILAAAMADLQERGDAPLVLVSALLGTKDAEGFLANFAGLARFLVAVPLPGQLAARPAEEVAEIAGRVGLSATTAPSVEAALVSLGDRAWERPPRVLICGSLYLAGAVLAANGTPPT from the coding sequence ATGGAATCCTCCGACGCCCTGATGGCGCGCTTCCTCGCGCTGCATCCGCGCACCATCGATTTGTCGCTGGGCCGGATCCAGCGCCTGCTCGCGGCGTTGGGGCATCCCGAGCGGCGGCTGCCGCCGGTGATCCACGTGGCCGGCACCAACGGCAAGGGCTCGACCATCGCCACCATGCGGGCGATCCTGGAGGCCGGTGGGCTCTCGGCCCACGTCTACACCTCGCCCCATCTTGTGCGCTTCCACGAGCGCATCCGCCTCGGCGCGGTCGGCGGCGGCCGCTTCGTGCCCGAGGAGCGGCTGGCCGAGGCCTTCGCCCGCTGCGAGGCGGTGAATGCCGGCGAGCCGATCACGGTCTTCGAGATCACCACCGCGGCGGCCCTGCTGCTCTTCTCCGAGGCGCCCGCCGACGTGCTGCTGCTCGAGGTCGGCTTGGGCGGCCGGGTCGACGCCACCAACGTCATCGACCGGCCGGCCTGCGCCGTGGTGACGCCGATCGGCCGCGACCATGCGGAGTATCTCGGCGACACCGTCGAGGCGGTGGCCGGCGAGAAGGCCGGCATCTTCAAGCGCGGCTGCCCGGCGGTGATCGCACCCCAGGACTACGCCCAGGCCGACGCGGTGCTGTGCGCCCGGGCCGAGGCGGTCGGCGCGACGCCGATCCTCGTCGGCAACCAGGATTTCTCCGCCCACGAGGAGCGCGGCCGGCTGGTCTACCAGGACGAGGACGGGCTGCTCGATTTGCCGCGGCCGCGGCTTGCCGGGCGCCACCAGATCGTCAATGCCGGCACGGCGATCGCGGCCCTGCGCGCCGCGGGCTTCGGCGACATCGGCACCGAGGCCTTCGAGGCCGGGCTCGCCGCCGTCGAATGGCCGGGCAGGCTGCAGCGCCTGCGCCGGGGCCGCCTCGCCGGCCTGGTTCCGGCCGGCTCGGAACTCTGGCTCGACGGCGGCCACAACATCGATGGCGGGCGCATCCTCGCCGCCGCGATGGCGGACCTGCAGGAGCGCGGCGACGCGCCGCTCGTCCTCGTCAGCGCCCTGCTCGGCACCAAGGACGCCGAAGGATTCCTGGCAAATTTCGCCGGGCTCGCCCGTTTCCTGGTGGCGGTGCCGCTGCCGGGCCAGCTGGCGGCGCGGCCGGCCGAGGAGGTGGCGGAGATCGCCGGGCGCGTGGGCCTCTCCGCCACGACGGCGCCGAGCGTCGAGGCGGCCCTGGTCTCGCTCGGCGACCGGGCCTGGGAGCGGCCGCCGCGGGTGCTGATCTGCGGCTCGCTCTACCTCGCGGGCGCCGTGCTCGCCGCCAACGGCACCCCCCCGACCTGA
- a CDS encoding outer membrane protein, with protein MKKLLSAFAAFTALTAAASAADLPRRVAPPPVFTPVPVFTWTGFYAGFNAGYGFNTADTRAPTVIGVPAGTTAANSVFINQFGQPATGVLAFGNRNSNDGFVGGGQVGYNYQLTPGSGVVIGIEADAQYVDFGRSRNRFAFATVPGGGIAPGTLVFNPNGISGLDFFGTVRGRLGYAWDRTLVYATGGFAYGSGGGRDFGLTNASRDDFQTGWTVGGGVEYALPTDSFLNFFRSSAVTLKVEGLYVKLDQGNRNNGVFTQTANGTQYSVFSPGVVSVGPANLYRRETEFAVVRAGLNYKFGSY; from the coding sequence ATGAAGAAACTCCTGAGTGCTTTCGCTGCCTTCACCGCGCTGACCGCCGCCGCTTCGGCCGCGGACCTGCCGCGCCGCGTCGCTCCGCCGCCGGTCTTCACGCCGGTGCCGGTCTTCACCTGGACCGGCTTCTACGCCGGTTTCAACGCCGGCTACGGCTTCAACACCGCTGACACCCGCGCCCCGACCGTGATCGGCGTGCCGGCCGGCACCACCGCCGCCAACAGCGTGTTCATCAACCAGTTCGGCCAGCCGGCCACCGGCGTGCTCGCCTTCGGCAACCGCAACAGCAACGACGGCTTCGTCGGCGGCGGCCAGGTCGGCTACAACTACCAGCTCACCCCGGGCTCGGGCGTGGTCATCGGTATCGAGGCCGACGCCCAGTACGTCGACTTCGGCCGCAGCCGCAACCGCTTCGCCTTCGCGACCGTTCCGGGCGGCGGCATTGCCCCGGGCACCCTGGTGTTCAACCCGAACGGCATCTCGGGCCTGGACTTCTTCGGCACCGTGCGCGGCCGTCTCGGCTACGCCTGGGACCGCACCCTCGTGTACGCCACCGGCGGTTTCGCCTACGGCTCGGGCGGTGGTCGCGACTTCGGTCTGACCAACGCGTCGCGTGACGACTTCCAGACCGGCTGGACCGTCGGCGGCGGCGTCGAGTACGCTCTGCCCACCGACTCGTTCCTGAACTTCTTCCGTTCGTCGGCCGTGACCCTCAAGGTCGAAGGCCTGTACGTGAAGCTCGACCAGGGCAACCGCAACAACGGCGTGTTCACCCAGACCGCCAACGGCACGCAGTACTCGGTGTTCTCGCCGGGCGTCGTGTCGGTCGGCCCGGCCAACCTGTACCGTCGCGAGACCGAGTTCGCGGTCGTCCGCGCCGGCCTGAACTACAAGTTCGGCTCGTACTAG
- a CDS encoding AraC family transcriptional regulator, protein MTLASARTFPRHGHDQLGIGVIVAGGHRSWSGRGPVEALAGDVITVNPGEIHDGAPMRAEPRTWRMLYVEPHLLDDLLRETRPGRVEITCPAVSDRALAAHITRLFAELTAPAPAPLAIEETMVRALTYLVSHYGSRPVPRPGPPPCVSRALRRIEEAPERPTTLAELAGLSGIGRFQLLRGFSRAVGTTPHAYLVQQRVRLARRLLAAGRNPAEAAVESGFAEQSHMTRAFVRQFGVTPARTRSALA, encoded by the coding sequence ATGACCCTCGCTTCCGCGCGCACCTTCCCGCGTCACGGGCACGACCAGCTGGGGATCGGGGTCATCGTGGCGGGCGGCCACCGCTCATGGAGCGGCCGCGGTCCCGTCGAGGCCCTCGCGGGCGACGTCATCACCGTCAATCCGGGCGAGATCCACGACGGCGCGCCGATGCGGGCCGAGCCGCGGACTTGGCGGATGCTCTATGTCGAGCCCCACCTCCTCGATGATCTTCTGCGCGAGACGAGGCCCGGCCGCGTCGAGATCACCTGCCCTGCCGTGAGTGACCGGGCGCTTGCCGCCCATATCACCCGACTCTTCGCCGAACTGACCGCGCCCGCCCCGGCACCCCTCGCAATCGAGGAGACGATGGTGCGGGCATTGACGTACCTCGTCTCGCACTACGGCAGCCGCCCAGTGCCACGTCCGGGGCCACCGCCCTGCGTGAGCCGCGCCCTGCGCCGGATCGAGGAGGCCCCTGAGCGGCCGACGACCCTGGCGGAGCTGGCCGGGCTGTCGGGGATCGGCCGGTTCCAGCTCCTGCGCGGCTTTTCCCGCGCGGTCGGCACCACGCCGCACGCCTATCTGGTGCAGCAGCGTGTCCGATTGGCCCGCCGCCTCCTCGCGGCCGGCCGCAACCCCGCGGAAGCCGCAGTGGAATCGGGCTTCGCGGAACAGAGCCACATGACCCGTGCCTTCGTCCGTCAGTTCGGCGTGACGCCCGCCCGCACCCGGTCGGCCCTCGCCTGA